From a single Arachis hypogaea cultivar Tifrunner chromosome 3, arahy.Tifrunner.gnm2.J5K5, whole genome shotgun sequence genomic region:
- the LOC112790064 gene encoding phosphoenolpyruvate carboxylase, housekeeping isozyme — MAKKLEKMASIDAQLRQLVPAKVSEDDKLIEYDALLLDRFLDILQDLHGEDLKETVQEVYELSAEYEGKHDSKKLDELGNLITSLDAGDSIVVAKSFSHMLNLANLAEEVQIAHRRRIKLKKGDFADENNATTESDIEETLKKLVVELKKSPQEVFEALKNQTVDLVLTAHPTQSVRRSLLQKHGRIRNCLTQLYAKDVTPDDKQELDEALQREIQAAFRTDEIRRTPPTPQDEMRAGMSYFHETIWTGVPKFLRRLDTALKNIGINERVPYNAPLIQFSSWMGGDRDGNPRVTPEVTRDVCLLARMMAANLYYSQIEDLMFELSMWRCNDELRVRADELNRSSRKDAVAKHYIEFWKIIPPNEPYRVLLGEVRDRLYQTRERSRHLLAHGHSEIPEEETFTNVEEFLEPLELCYRSLCACGDRAIADGSLLDFLRQVSTFGLSLVRLDIRQESDRHTDVLDAITKHLEIGSYQEWSEEKRQQWLLSELSGKRPLFGRDLPKTEEIKDVLDTFHVIAELPADNFGAYIISMATAPSDVLAVELLQRECHVKHPLRVVPLFEKLADLEAAPAALARLFSVEWYRNRINGKQEVMIGYSDSGKDAGRFSAAWQLYKAQEELIKVAKEYGVKLTMFHGRGGTVGRGGGPTHLAILSQPPDTIHGSLRVTVQGEVIEQSFGEQHLCFRTLQRYTAATLEHGMHPPISPKPEWRALMDQMAVIATEEYRSIVFKEPRFVEYFRLATPELEYGRMNIGSRPAKRKPSGGIETLRAIPWIFAWTQTRFHLPVWLGFGEAFRHVIGKDIKNLHMLQEMYNQWPFFRVTLDLVEMVFAKGDPGIAALYDKLLVSQDLWSFGEQLRTKFDETKKLLLQVCGHRDLLEGDPYLKQRLRLRDSYITTLNVCQAYTLKRIRDPNYNVSLRPHISKEYIEISKPADELITLNPTSEYAPGLEDTLILTMKGIAAGMQNTG; from the exons ATGGCAAAGAAGTTGGAAAAGATGGCATCCATTGATGCCCAGCTTAGGCAGCTGGTTCCGGCAAAAGTGAGCGAAGATGACAAACTGATTGAGTATGATGCTCTGCTATTGGATCGCTTCCTTGATATTCTTCAGGACTTACACGGAGAGGATCTGAAAGAAACG GTTCAAGAAGTATACGAGCTTTCTGCTGAATATGAAGGGAAACACGACTCTAAGAAACTGGACGAACTTGGAAATCTGATAACTAGTTTGGATGCTGGTGATTCAATTGTCGTCGCCAAATCCTTTTCTCATATGCTTAACTTGGCCAACTTAGCAGAAGAGGTCCAGATTGCTCATCGGCGAAGGATCAAGTTGAAAAAGGGAGATTTTGCTGATGAGAACAATGCAACTACTGAATCAGACATTGAAGAAACACTCAAGAAGCTTGTAGTGGAATTAAAAAAGTCTCCTCAGGAAGTTTTTGAAGCACTGAAAAACCAGACCGTTGATTTGGTTCTTACAGCTCACCCTACTCAATCTGTTCGTAGATCTTTGCTTCAGAAGCATGGAAG GATACGAAACTGTTTAACTCAATTATATGCCAAAGATGTAACTCCTGATGACAAGCAGGAACTTGATGAGGCTCTACAGAGGGAG ATCCAAGCTGCCTTCCGTACTGATGAGATTAGGAGGACTCCTCCAACCCCGCAAGATGAGATGAGAGCAGGGATGAGCTACTTCCATGAGACAATTTGGACTGGTGTACCCAAATTTCTACGTCGGCTCGATACAGCTTTGAAGAATATAGGGATAAATGAACGTGTCCCTTATAATGCTCCTCTTATTCAATTTTCTTCTTGGATGGGTGGTGATCGTGATG GCAATCCAAGAGTAACTCCTGAAGTGACAAGGGATGTTTGTTTATTGGCTAGAATGATGGCTGCTAATTTATATTATTCCCAGATAGAGGATCTTATGTTTGAA CTGTCAATGTGGCGTTGCAATGATGAGCTGCGTGTACGTGCAGATGAACTTAACAGGTCTTCCAGAAAAGATGCAGTTGCAAAGCACTATATAG AGTTTTGGAAAATCATTCCCCCAAATGAACCATACCGTGTGTTACTGGGTGAAGTAAGGGATAGGCTTTATCAGACTCGTGAGCGATCTCGTCATTTGCTAGCACACGGGCACTCTGAAATTCCAGAGGAAGAAACTTTTACCAATGTTGAGGAG TTCTTGGAACCCCTGGAACTTTGCTATAGATCACTCTGTGCTTGTGGTGATCGGGCAATTGCTGATGGAAGCCTTCTagatttccttcggcaagtatctACTTTTGGATTGTCACTAGTGAGGCTTGATATCAGGCAAGAGTCAGACCGTCATACTGATGTGTTGGATGCCATTACCAAGCATCTGGAAATTGGTTCCTACCAGGAATGGTCAGAAGAGAAACGGCAGCAATGGCTTTTGTCTGAATTAAGTGGCAAACGGCCACTGTTTGGGCGCGACCTTCCCAAAACTGAAGAAATTAAAGATGTTTTGGACACATTTCATGTTATTGCTGAACTGCCAGCAGATAACTTTGGAGCATATATCATATCAATGGCAACTGCACCATCTGATGTGCTTGCAGTTGAACTTCTGCAACGTGAATGCCATGTCAAGCATCCACTAAGAGTTGTCCCATTGTTTGAGAAACTTGCAGATCTGGAGGCAGCTCCTGCTGCTTTGGCTCGGTTGTTCTCCGTAGAATGGTACAGAAACCGAATCAACGGAAAGCAAGAAGTTATGATTGGTTATTCTGATTCAGGTAAAGATGCTGGAAGGTTCTCTGCAGCATGGCAGCTATATAAGGCCCAAGAGGAACTTATCAAGGTAGCTAAAGAGTATGGTGTTAAGCTAACAATGTTCCATGGTCGCGGTGGAACTGTTGGGAGAGGAGGTGGTCCGACCCACCTTGCTATCTTATCCCAACCTCCGGATACAATCCATGGGTCACTTCGTGTAACTGTCCAAGGTGAAGTTATTGAACAATCATTTGGAGAGCAGCACTTATGTTTCCGAACACTTCAACGTTACACTGCTGCAACTCTAGAACATGGAATGCATCCTCCAATCTCACCCAAACCAGAGTGGCGGGCTTTGATGGATCAGATGGCTGTCATTGCTACAGAGGAATACCGCTCTATTGTATTCAAAGAACCTCGATTTGTTGAGTACTTCCGTCTG GCTACTCCAGAGTTGGAGTATGGCCGCATGAACATAGGAAGTCGACCAGCAAAGCGAAAACCAAGTGGAGGCATTGAGACTCTCCGTGCAATACCTTGGATATTTGCCTGGACACAAACAAGGTTTCATCTTCCGGTGTGGCTAGGCTTCGGGGAAGCATTTAGACATGTTATTGGGAAGGATATTAAGAATCTTCATATGCTGCAAGAAATGTACAATCAATGGCCTTTCTTCAGGGTCACTCTTGATTTAGTGGAAATGGTGTTTGCCAAGGGAGACCCTGGCATAGCTGCCCTGTATGATAAGCTCCTTGTTTCACAAGATCTATGGTCGTTTGGGGAGCAGTTGAGGACCAAGTTTGACGAAACCAAGAAACTCCTGCTTCAG GTGTGTGGACACAGAGATCTTCTTGAAGGGGATCCATACTTAAAACAAAGGCTCCGCTTGCGTGATTCTTACATTACCACCCTTAACGTTTGCCAAGCTTATACATTGAAACGTATCCGTGATCCGAACTATAACGTGAGTTTGCGACCGCACATCTCAAAAGAGTATATAGAGATAAGTAAACCTGCTGATGAACTTATAACACTGAACCCAACAAGTGAATATGCTCCTGGTTTGGAAGACACCCTCATCCTCACCATGAAGGGTATTGCTGCTGGCATGCAGAACACTGGTTAA
- the LOC114926166 gene encoding uncharacterized protein isoform X2: MKTKSKSLDCEATLAETFKYTHTLKENKARFVYQRSQDHYKSYTQRLEATIQQSQQGRWLCSFSRRPRCDLAQDRLSPVQEPCIWDGVILRQQPPTSTLRSSSGSATSRAIQPEEGVDLRLQVQELQRSLH, from the exons TCGAAGTCGTTGGACTGCGAAGCCACATTGGCGGAGACATTCAAGTACACCCACACGCTAAAAGAGAACAAAGCGAGATTTGTTTATCAACGGTCTCAGgaccattat AAGTCCTACACACAGAGACTAGAGGCCACGATTCAACAGTCTCAGCAAGGCCGATGGCTCTGCAGCTTTAGTCGTCGACCTCGATGCGATTTGGCGCAAGACCGCCTCAGTCCCGTACAAGAACCGTGTATATGGGATGGAGTCATTCTTCGCCAGCAGCCTCCCACCTCGACATTGAGGTCGTCATCAGGCTCCGCCACCAGTCGAGCCATCCAACCCGAGGAAGGCGTGGATTTAAGGCTGCAAGTGCAAGAGCTTCAGCGCAGCCTTCATTAG
- the LOC114926166 gene encoding uncharacterized protein isoform X1, with protein MKTKVRLSKSLDCEATLAETFKYTHTLKENKARFVYQRSQDHYKSYTQRLEATIQQSQQGRWLCSFSRRPRCDLAQDRLSPVQEPCIWDGVILRQQPPTSTLRSSSGSATSRAIQPEEGVDLRLQVQELQRSLH; from the exons TCGAAGTCGTTGGACTGCGAAGCCACATTGGCGGAGACATTCAAGTACACCCACACGCTAAAAGAGAACAAAGCGAGATTTGTTTATCAACGGTCTCAGgaccattat AAGTCCTACACACAGAGACTAGAGGCCACGATTCAACAGTCTCAGCAAGGCCGATGGCTCTGCAGCTTTAGTCGTCGACCTCGATGCGATTTGGCGCAAGACCGCCTCAGTCCCGTACAAGAACCGTGTATATGGGATGGAGTCATTCTTCGCCAGCAGCCTCCCACCTCGACATTGAGGTCGTCATCAGGCTCCGCCACCAGTCGAGCCATCCAACCCGAGGAAGGCGTGGATTTAAGGCTGCAAGTGCAAGAGCTTCAGCGCAGCCTTCATTAG